The stretch of DNA CTGATCCACAAGCGCCCGCCAGTGGGCGAGCAGCTTCTTGAGCGCGGCCTGCTCCGCCGGCGTGGTGATCACGCTGCGTTCCTCTGCGTCGCCGCCGGAGAGCGCGCGGCCGGCGAGGGCCTGGGCGACCACGCGGAGGCGCTCCCGGTTGGGACGGGCCTCGTCGAGAAAACGGTTGAGGTTCCGTGGCTGGTTTTCCACGAGCCACAGGATGCGGTGGAGCGCGTCGATGAGCGGCGCCGGGCTACCGCTGTTGTCCGGCAT from Blastocatellia bacterium encodes:
- a CDS encoding DUF1156 domain-containing protein, whose amino-acid sequence is MPDNSGSPAPLIDALHRILWLVENQPRNLNRFLDEARPNRERLRVVAQALAGRALSGGDAEERSVITTPAEQAALKKLLAHWRALVDQRLAADEGRMFDTRGGG